The DNA region GTTTATTAATCGAGCTCAGGTTATAAAATTAAAATGTATGACAACTTCGCTTCTCAAAATTTTTAAAACTGTAGCGTTAACACTGCCGTTGCCGTTTAGGCAATAAACTTAAACGCGATGAAGAAAATATTTTTGATTTTATTGATTTGTACCGCTTTTGCATGTAAAAAAAGCGAAGTTGATGGCAGCGATATTACCCGTTATAGCTGGCCGCTCGTTTCGGCAACTGTTAGCCCTGCAATGGTGATAAATGGAAAAGCAGAAACCAACTTTAAAACGATGGCTGGTCCCTCTGGTTGTTTGAATAACAATTATACACTTTCCTTTTCCAAAGACGGCTCTTATGCTTTTACATCAAACGGACCGCTTTGCGATATGATCTCCTACCAGAATTCGACATGGACCAAATCGGGTAACGAAATTACCCTTAGCGACGGGCTTGGCCACGATACAAAAGTAACCTTGAGTGGAAACAGCATTACTCAAAAGTATGTTTTTGAACAGAACGGAACCACTCATACTGTAACTTATCTGTACACAGCAAAGAAATAATGAGTTTGAAGCCTGTGATACATAGGTCGGGCTTCAATATTTTAAAACGGTTGCCTTATTGCTTTTGTTGCTCCATTGGCGGCGCAGATAGCAAACCTCTGATATCACTTTCTACTTCCTCCTCTTCGCCCTTCTTTTTCTTCTTTTTGGCCGATTTACCGCTCAAACGATCTTCGATAATCCGATCATATTTCGTTTGTTGATCATCTTTCAAAACGTTACGGATGTTTTGAGACGTTTCGTTTTGCAGTTTATAAAACTTGTCAATATCATCCTCGCGAGAAGTACCCGCTTGCTGCCTTTTAATTAGCTCTGCTTGCTCCCTTGCCTGGTTAAATGTGAAACGATAAATTACACTTTTTTGAGTGTCGTTAAGCTTTAATTTCTTGTCCAGATCCTCCACATTTTTTTTGGCAATCTCATCCGGCGTTGGCATTTTGTTTTGCTGCGCCTTTGTTACGCCATTAATACCAAACAATACCACTAATAAAAATATAATCCTCTTCATTTTTAAATGTCTTAAATATTCAAAGGTAACTATTTCTCCCAAAACAAAAAAAGTCTCGATTTATAGATCGAGACTTTCTTCTTAGTATAGAGGTTGCCGTTTACAATGCCTTTTTATAAAGTTCTGCAACTGCATCCCAATTCACTACATTCCAAACTGCCGCTAAATAATCAGGGCGTTTATTTTGGTATTTTAAGTAATAAGCATGCTCCCAAACATCAATTCCTAAAATTGGCGTACCTTTTACTTCAGCAACATCCATTAAAGGGTTATCCTGGTTAGGAGTTGATGACACCTGAAGCTTTTTATCAGCGCTAACTGACAGCCAGGCCCAACCCGAACCAAAACGCGTAGCACCAGCTTCCTGCATTTTAGTCTTTAAATCAGCAAACGAACCGAAAGTTTCATTAATAGCCTGAGCTAAATCGCCAGTTGGCTCGCCACCTTTATTTGGACCTAAAACGTTCCAAAATAATGAGTGGTTATAGTGACCTCCGCCATTGTTTCGTACTGCAGCAGGATATTTTGAAATGTTTTTTACAATTTCCTCAATGCTTAAACTAGCCTCAGGCTTACCTTCAACAGCTTTATTCAAGTTGGTAACGTAAGCTTGGTGGTGTTTATCATGGTGGATTTCCATGGTAGTTTTATCAATATGCGGTTCTAGTGCATCGGTTGCGTAATGTAACGCAGGTAATTCAAAAGCCATAGTTTATGTTTTTAAAATTTAAAAAAATGTTTCTGTAGCAAATATAACATTACTAGGTTAAGATTTGTTCATGTTATTATCATCAAATCCGTTTTCAGCAAAGTTGTAAACAACAATCAGCTACCTTCCTTGCCAAGTTACCTTTTTTTTGCGAAAAAGCTTTTCATTAGTTCTGCGCATTCATGGGCCATAACGCCACCCTTTAAAATCGTTTTAGGGTGCAACAGGTTCGCCCCCTTAGAAATGAAGCCCCGCTTTTCCTCTCTTGCGCCATACACAATTCTGCTAATTTGAGTCCAGTAACTGGCCCCCGCACACATTACGCAAGGTTCAATAGTTACGTACAACGTGCAATCTCTTAAGTACTTACCGCCAATTGTTTGCGCAGCCGATGTAAAAGCCTGCATTTCCGCATGTGCCGTAACATCGTTAAACTTCTCCGTTAAGTTATAGCCCCTTCCAATTATTCTATTTTTACACACCACTATGGCGCCGATCGGAATTTCATCCTCATTTAAAGCTTTTTTGGCCTCCTCTAAAGCCAGTTTCATATAATGGATGTCTTCTTCCTCCCGATTGTTGTTCTCAAAATTATAAAAACTCATAGCGCAAAGATACAGTAAAATCGAAGCCATTGAATTGGCGGCTAAATCTGGCTGAGAAATAAAAGTTTAATAACCATTTCCATTTGAAAATTAACGCTGGAGCCTTTGGCGGCCTTAGTCCTGCTTTCCCTCCAATTTTTTTGCGGCCTTTTTATGTTTTATTCAGCGCCACTGCTACAAAAAGTATTTCCGTCCAATCAGGTTTAAAAACGAGGGCCGGTGGGTTGTTGGCGTTTCGCAGCAGCAATATTGCTTTGGCATTTAGGATTATTGCTTTGGCATTTAGGATTATTGCTTCCGCACTTAGAATTATCCCCTCCGCATTTAGGATTATCGCTTCCGCATTCAGGATTATTGCTTCCGCATTTAGAATTATTGCTTCCGCATTTAAGATTATTGCTTTGGCATTTAGAATTATCGCTTCCGCACTTAGGATTATCGCCTCCGCATTCAGGATTATTGCTTCCGCATTTAGGATTATTGCTTTGGCATTTAGAATTATCGCTTCCGCATTTAGGATTTTTACACCTGCTGGTTATTTTGTGCAACCAGTCATCCGATGAATATCGGCGAGTGGTACAGTATTCACCGGATCACTTAAAGTGTTATAGGAGATTATTCTCTATGTCTAATCAACAACCCTAATTAATTTCAACTAAATTAATTTGCTTCCGTTAGGCACCTTCTGCTCAACGGCCGTTAATACAATATCGCCGTTTTCGTCTGCAAAGCCCGTAACTAAAAATTCAGACATAAACTTGCCAATCTGCTTTTTTGGGAAATTGATTACGCCGACAATCTGCCTTCCAACCAATTCATCCAGCTTGTAATGCCTGGTAATTTGGGCGCTGCTCATTTTAATGCCGAACTCGCCAAAATCTACCCTTAATTTATAGGCTGGTCGTCGCGCTTCCGGAAACTCGAAAGCCGCTATAATTGTTCCAACCCTTAGCTCAACCTTTTCAAAGTCGCTCCAGTTTATTTCTTCCATCGATCGTTTTTTGCGAGCAAAACTATAAATAAAACGGTTTTCCCACTAAAAAATTTATCTTCTTTTCTATCAAGCCATAAAATTAAATCGTAGAGTTGCATAAAAGGATGATCTTGAAACTGGCGAATTGTCAATTCGAAATCATTTGATAAAGTCGTAATAAACGTCAGATTAACATTTTTTAATCAAAAAAAATGCAGAAATAATTCATGATTTGATTACATTTAGATTTCTAAACCAAATTATCATTCATCATTAATGAAACAAAACTTACTGGATACGAAAGATTACATTGTATTT from Pedobacter endophyticus includes:
- a CDS encoding tRNA-binding protein, which translates into the protein MEEINWSDFEKVELRVGTIIAAFEFPEARRPAYKLRVDFGEFGIKMSSAQITRHYKLDELVGRQIVGVINFPKKQIGKFMSEFLVTGFADENGDIVLTAVEQKVPNGSKLI
- a CDS encoding nucleoside deaminase; translated protein: MSFYNFENNNREEEDIHYMKLALEEAKKALNEDEIPIGAIVVCKNRIIGRGYNLTEKFNDVTAHAEMQAFTSAAQTIGGKYLRDCTLYVTIEPCVMCAGASYWTQISRIVYGAREEKRGFISKGANLLHPKTILKGGVMAHECAELMKSFFAKKR
- a CDS encoding superoxide dismutase, which translates into the protein MAFELPALHYATDALEPHIDKTTMEIHHDKHHQAYVTNLNKAVEGKPEASLSIEEIVKNISKYPAAVRNNGGGHYNHSLFWNVLGPNKGGEPTGDLAQAINETFGSFADLKTKMQEAGATRFGSGWAWLSVSADKKLQVSSTPNQDNPLMDVAEVKGTPILGIDVWEHAYYLKYQNKRPDYLAAVWNVVNWDAVAELYKKAL